One part of the Ziziphus jujuba cultivar Dongzao chromosome 2, ASM3175591v1 genome encodes these proteins:
- the LOC107419220 gene encoding uncharacterized protein LOC107419220 isoform X1, producing the protein MARTASGSAARPSMVSTIKAYSLPLLLFFGALFFQLVLIPKSFPPSYYDVLGIKRYSSIEEVNEAYKELSSKWNSEVDVPITIDLLKIQYAYELLTNPLWKRNYDLFGLDEQSHVLDKANQQYTGQSFSKMDLPLLDSSIPDTGDHSLNVITSEDFKAMFQDTKPWLIQLYSSGSKRSAQFSDVWKRNAALLEGVANTASVELGDLQLVAYLAEKKPSGHPFFRNGIPSLVAFPPGCKNADCLIRYNGELSVDAITDWFATTILSLPRIFYYTKESLGPNFLAKASPHKVKVIFFSKSGERASPFVRQSVKNYWDHASFAFVLWREEESSVWFNAFEVESAPAIVILKDPGVKPLVHHGAVNNSQFLNIMEHNKLQELPQLRSTTSMELGCDARGYSRAGYDTTTWYCAILAGRHGPELNKMRETMRRVQQVLSDKTESSTVDGDESVTTALVVFKAKRLTFAWLDGEAQKRYCFFYLNSETSYETCGPRRDITDVAQLFIVRYKRNSTEENRKPETKRNSIWDALQEQELDSAAQLVARYNGSAESPEIIKWISQIIKDGDSRDLPHYRTKTPDLVPEDADPIWIKSLQSITTLSSVKQRFHGIMIRISDHIGDPRIGPILLLGALMSFGAIWLRRSQPTLQSNPQSQPNTGDASRLQKRDRIRTGSNKEPRPSSITDREPKDAYQMPFTDSDSE; encoded by the exons ATGGCCAGGACTGCTTCTGGGTCCGCGGCGAGGCCGTCAATGGTGTCGACCATCAAAGCTTACTCACTGCCTCTGCTTCTATTCTTCGGAGCCCTTTTCTTCCAGCTTGTTCTTATTCCCAAATCTTTTCCTCCCTCTTACTACGACG TTCTGGGTATAAAGAGGTATTCTTCTATAGAAGAAGTGAATGAAGCGTACAAAGAACTTTCGTCGAAgtg GAATTCAGAGGTGGATGTTCCTATTACTATTGATTTATTAAAG ATCCAGTATGCTTATGAATTGCTGACAAATCCATTATGGAAAAGGAACTATGATTTATTTGGTCTCGATGAGCAATCA CATGTGCTTGACAAGGCCAACCAACAGTATACGGgccaaagtttttcaaaaatggaCCTTCCATTACTAGATTCTTCTATTCCTG ATACCGGAGATCACAGTCTTAATGTCATTACCTCTGAGGATTTTAAAGCCATGTTTCAGGATACTAAGCCATGGCTAATTCAG TTGTACTCATCTGGAAGCAAGCGCTCTGCTCAATTTTCTGATGTCTGGAAAAGAAATG CTGCTTTGTTGGAGGGAGTTGCAAATACTGCTTCAGTGGAACTTGGAGATCTTCAACTTGTGGCATACCTTGCTGAGAAGAAACCATCAGGGCATCCTTTCTTCAGAAATG GCATTCCCTCTCTTGTTGCTTTTCCCCCAGGGTGTAAAAACGCTGATTGTCTTATTAG GTATAATGGAGAGCTCTCAGTTGATGCAATTACAGATTGGTTTGCAACGACTATACTCAGTTTACCTCGAATTTTTTACTACACAAAAGAATCAttg GGACCAAACTTTCTGGCTAAAGCCAGCCCTCATAAG GTTAAAGTCATTTTCTTCTCAAAATCAGGGGAGCGTGCTTCTCCATTTGTACGCCAATCAGTAAAAAATTATTGGGATCATGCTTCTTTTGCATTTGTGCTATGGCGAGAAGAGGAATCTTCTGTTTGGTTTAATGC GTTTGAGGTGGAATCTGCACCTGCTatagtaattttaaaagatCCAGGTGTCAAACCTCTTGTTCACCATG GTGCAGTTAACAATTCACAGTTTCTAAATATTATGGAACATAATAAGCTACAAG AGCTTCCTCAACTAAGGAGTACAACATCAATGGAATTGGGTTGTGATGCCCGTGGCTATTCTCGTGCTGGATATGATACCACTACTTGGTACTGTGCTATTCTGGCAGGAAGGCATGGCCCAGAACTCAATAAAATGCGTGAA ACCATGCGCAGGGTCCAACAAGTATTATCAGATAAGACTGAGTCAAGTACAGTGGATGGAGATGAATCTGTAACTACAGCATTGGTTGTGTTCAAAGCTAAACGACTGACATTTGCTTGGCTTGATGGGGAAGCTCAAAAG agaTATTGTTTCTTCTATCTCAATTCTGAGACCAGCTACGAAACCTGTGGACCAAGGAGAGATATTACTGATGTAGCTCAACTATTTATTGTGCGTTACAAAAGGAATTCTACCGAAGAGAATCGGAAGCCTGAGACAAAAAGAAACAGCATATGGGATGCATTACAAGAACAGGAACTGGATTCTGCAGCACAGCTTGTGGCAAGGTACAATGGTTCAGCTGAATCTCCAGAG ATTATTAAATGGATATCTCAAATAATCAAGGATGGTGACTCCAGAGATCTTCCCCATTAT AGAACAAAAACTCCCGATTTAGTTCCTGAGGATGCGGACCCTATTTGGATCAAAAGTTTGCAAAGCATTACTACACTGTCTTCAGTGAAGCAGCGTTTTCATGGTATTATGATAAGAATCTCTGACCACATTGGAGATCCAAGAATTGGCCCCATCTTGCTTCTGGGAGCATTGATGTCTTTTGGTGCCATCTGGCTGCGGAGGAGTCAACCAACTCTTCAATCTAATCCACAGAGTCAACCCAATACTGGG GATGCAAGTAGGCTACAGAAGAGAGATCGAATAAGAACCGGGTCAAATAAAGAACCTCGTCCTTCTTCCATCACAGACCGCGAACCAAAAGATGCTTACCAGATGCCATTTACGGATTCAGATTCTGAGTAG
- the LOC107419220 gene encoding uncharacterized protein LOC107419220 isoform X2, producing MARTASGSAARPSMVSTIKAYSLPLLLFFGALFFQLVLIPKSFPPSYYDVLGIKRYSSIEEVNEAYKELSSKWNSEVDVPITIDLLKIQYAYELLTNPLWKRNYDLFGLDEQSHVLDKANQQYTGQSFSKMDLPLLDSSIPDTGDHSLNVITSEDFKAMFQDTKPWLIQLYSSGSKRSAQFSDVWKRNAALLEGVANTASVELGDLQLVAYLAEKKPSGHPFFRNGIPSLVAFPPGCKNADCLIRYNGELSVDAITDWFATTILSLPRIFYYTKESLGPNFLAKASPHKVKVIFFSKSGERASPFVRQSVKNYWDHASFAFVLWREEESSVWFNAFEVESAPAIVILKDPGVKPLVHHGAVNNSQFLNIMEHNKLQELPQLRSTTSMELGCDARGYSRAGYDTTTWYCAILAGRHGPELNKMRETMRRVQQVLSDKTESSTVDGDESVTTALVVFKAKRLTFAWLDGEAQKRYCFFYLNSETSYETCGPRRDITDVAQLFIVRYKRNSTEENRKPETKRNSIWDALQEQELDSAAQLVARYNGSAESPEIIKWISQIIKDGDSRDLPHYVNYLLECLCIFCRQVFGSLLLEQKLPI from the exons ATGGCCAGGACTGCTTCTGGGTCCGCGGCGAGGCCGTCAATGGTGTCGACCATCAAAGCTTACTCACTGCCTCTGCTTCTATTCTTCGGAGCCCTTTTCTTCCAGCTTGTTCTTATTCCCAAATCTTTTCCTCCCTCTTACTACGACG TTCTGGGTATAAAGAGGTATTCTTCTATAGAAGAAGTGAATGAAGCGTACAAAGAACTTTCGTCGAAgtg GAATTCAGAGGTGGATGTTCCTATTACTATTGATTTATTAAAG ATCCAGTATGCTTATGAATTGCTGACAAATCCATTATGGAAAAGGAACTATGATTTATTTGGTCTCGATGAGCAATCA CATGTGCTTGACAAGGCCAACCAACAGTATACGGgccaaagtttttcaaaaatggaCCTTCCATTACTAGATTCTTCTATTCCTG ATACCGGAGATCACAGTCTTAATGTCATTACCTCTGAGGATTTTAAAGCCATGTTTCAGGATACTAAGCCATGGCTAATTCAG TTGTACTCATCTGGAAGCAAGCGCTCTGCTCAATTTTCTGATGTCTGGAAAAGAAATG CTGCTTTGTTGGAGGGAGTTGCAAATACTGCTTCAGTGGAACTTGGAGATCTTCAACTTGTGGCATACCTTGCTGAGAAGAAACCATCAGGGCATCCTTTCTTCAGAAATG GCATTCCCTCTCTTGTTGCTTTTCCCCCAGGGTGTAAAAACGCTGATTGTCTTATTAG GTATAATGGAGAGCTCTCAGTTGATGCAATTACAGATTGGTTTGCAACGACTATACTCAGTTTACCTCGAATTTTTTACTACACAAAAGAATCAttg GGACCAAACTTTCTGGCTAAAGCCAGCCCTCATAAG GTTAAAGTCATTTTCTTCTCAAAATCAGGGGAGCGTGCTTCTCCATTTGTACGCCAATCAGTAAAAAATTATTGGGATCATGCTTCTTTTGCATTTGTGCTATGGCGAGAAGAGGAATCTTCTGTTTGGTTTAATGC GTTTGAGGTGGAATCTGCACCTGCTatagtaattttaaaagatCCAGGTGTCAAACCTCTTGTTCACCATG GTGCAGTTAACAATTCACAGTTTCTAAATATTATGGAACATAATAAGCTACAAG AGCTTCCTCAACTAAGGAGTACAACATCAATGGAATTGGGTTGTGATGCCCGTGGCTATTCTCGTGCTGGATATGATACCACTACTTGGTACTGTGCTATTCTGGCAGGAAGGCATGGCCCAGAACTCAATAAAATGCGTGAA ACCATGCGCAGGGTCCAACAAGTATTATCAGATAAGACTGAGTCAAGTACAGTGGATGGAGATGAATCTGTAACTACAGCATTGGTTGTGTTCAAAGCTAAACGACTGACATTTGCTTGGCTTGATGGGGAAGCTCAAAAG agaTATTGTTTCTTCTATCTCAATTCTGAGACCAGCTACGAAACCTGTGGACCAAGGAGAGATATTACTGATGTAGCTCAACTATTTATTGTGCGTTACAAAAGGAATTCTACCGAAGAGAATCGGAAGCCTGAGACAAAAAGAAACAGCATATGGGATGCATTACAAGAACAGGAACTGGATTCTGCAGCACAGCTTGTGGCAAGGTACAATGGTTCAGCTGAATCTCCAGAG ATTATTAAATGGATATCTCAAATAATCAAGGATGGTGACTCCAGAGATCTTCCCCATTATGTAAACTACTTGCTTGAATGCTTGTGCATATTTTGTAGACAAGTTTTTGGGAGCTTGCTTTT AGAACAAAAACTCCCGATTTAG
- the LOC132800764 gene encoding uncharacterized protein LOC132800764 has protein sequence MSRRDTRRTRERSAESSRSRSSLRDLVSQLTRALGGSSSSNRSVDQARRLGAVEFDGSQGPAAALKWLSSMEKILEEGMQCPDEDMVRISGFMLEGDARKWWQMEKTRRRHTWDQFKIAFSTEFCPPAYREARRREFEGLRQGNMTVTEYERRFRELSEFCMHLIPDDHAKKVRFIDGLNESIGYTLSGSVHPTYQSARDAALELERQAEIHRPSRRRPFEGSYSGVPRQGASKKSHSSGSDSGGFSPRGRFQRRGGYRMPQPARHSISGGTSSYQHSGFSPKPFCRRCNRAHHGICQFEGVCFQCGQAGHIKRNCPYGEAGVLGVSPPSHQASGSRGQSSRGSYAVGGSSGSVPQPVGPSRGRGRRPQQTGQGRVFAMTQQEALATPDVVAGTLNIFGNDALVLIDPGATHSFISKEFVTRVGMTPTPLECLVEIATPAGESLWPSQLIKECFFCIEDQVMEADLILLDLSGLDVILGMDWLARNHASVDCFSKEVTFRRPGLPEVVFRGGVGRPLPRLISTLTAKKLLNKGCQGYLAHVIDTRVSGVRLEDMPVVRDFPDVFPEELPGLPPEREVDFPIELIPGTVPISLPPYRMAPAELRELKVQLQDLVDKGFIRPSISPWGAPVLFVKKKDGSLRLCIDYRQLNKVTIPNRYPLPRIDDLFDQLQGAKVFSKIDLRSGYHQLRIRESDIPKTAFRTRYGHYEFLVMSFGLTNAPAAFMDLMNRVFRPYLDHFVIVFIDDILIYSRSQEEHVRHLKRVLQTLRQHQLYAKLDKCEFWLNQVGFLGHIVSAEGIYVDPDKVKAVLSWERPTTVREVRSFLGLAGYYRRFIEGFSRTAGPLHRLTRKNVEFSWTDRCEQSFQIAMIERN, from the coding sequence atgagtcggcgggacacacgtagaactcgggaacgctcggctgagagttccaggagtcgatcaagccttagagatctggtctctcagctaactagagccttaggaggttcaagctctagtaaccgatccgtggatcaggctcgacgtttaggagccgtggagttcgacgGAAGCCAAGgtccagctgcagccttgaagtggctatccagcatggagaaaatcttggaagaggggatgcagtgccccgatgaggatatggtgaggatttctgggttcatgttagagggagacgcccggaagtggtggcaaatggagaagacccgcagaaggcatacgtgggaccagttcaagattgccttctctactgagttctgtcctcctgcctaccgtgaggcgagaaggagagagttcgagggactgcgccagggaaacatgacggtgacagagtacgagaggaggttccgggagctgtcagagttctgcatgcacttgattcccgacgatcacgcgaagaaggtgaggttcatagacgggttgaacgagagcatcggctacaccctttctgggtcagtacaccccacctatcagtccgccagggatgcagcgctcgagctagagagacaggcggagatacacagaccctcgaggcgcagaccgttcgaaggttcgtatagcggggtacctcgacagggggcatctaagaagagtcatagttcaggctcagacagtggtgggttcagccctcgaggcagatttcagaggagaggcggctatcgtatgccccaaccagcgcgccattccatcagcggcggcacgagctcatatcagcactctgggtttagccccaagccattctgcagacgttgcaatagagcacaccatgggatttgccagtttgagggtgtgtgctttcagtgtggacaggcgggacatattaagagaaattgcccttatggagaggcgggagtgttaggggtgagcccaccatcacatcaggccagtggatcgcggggtcagagttcccgagggagttatgcagtaggaggttcatcgggatcagtcccacagcctgttggaccgagcaggggtagaggacggaggccccagcagacagggcagggtcgagtgtttgcgatgacgcagcaggaggccctagctacaccggacgtcgtggcaggtacgttgaatatatttggtaatgatgcattagtacttatagacccgggagcaacacattcattcatctccaaggaattcgtcactcgggtcggtatgacccctactcctttagaatgtctagtagagatagccactcctgcaggagaatccttgtggcctagccagttaatcaaggaatgtttcttctgcatcgaagatcaagtgatggaggcggacttgatcctgttggatctgtccggacttgatgtaattttgggcatggattggttggcaaggaaccatgcatctgtagactgtttcagcaaggaagttacattcaggaggccagggttgccagaagtagtattccgtggaggagttggaaggcccttaccgaggttgatatctacccttaccgccaagaagctactgaataaaggttgccaggggtatttggctcatgtgatagatacccgagtaagtggggtcaggttggaagacatgcccgttgtgagggatttcccggacgtgtttcctgaggagttaccaggattgcctccggaaagggaagttgactttcccattgaattgattccaggcaccgtgcctatttctctaccaccgtatcggatggctccagcggagttaagggagctaaaggtccagttgcaagatttggtagataaggggtttattagaccaagtatatcgccgtggggagccccagttttgtttgtaaagaaaaaggatggtagtctaaggctgtgtatagactaccgacaacttaataaggtcaccattcctaatcgctatccgttgccaaggatagatgatctattcgaccaactccaaggtgccaaggtgttctccaagatcgacttgaggtcgggataccatcagttaaggatccgagagtcggacattcctaagactgcctttaggacgaggtacggacattatgaattcctagtgatgtcgttcggactcaccaacgccccagcagctttcatggacttgatgaatagggtgtttcgtccgtacttggatcattttgtcattgtatttatcgatgacattctgatctattcaaggagccaagaagagcacgtgaggcatttgaagagagtgctccaaactctaaggcagcatcagctatatgctaaattagacaagtgtgaattctggttaaatcaagtgggttttctcggacatatcgtgtcggcagaaggtatctatgtggaccctgataaggtaaaggcagtgttgagttgggagcgccctaccactgtgagggaggtacgaagttttcttggattagcgggttactaccgtcgttttattgaagggttttcaaggactgccgggccgcttcatagattgacccgaaagaatgttgaatttagttggacggacaggtgtgaacagagttttcaaaTAGCTATGATTGAGAGAAACTAA